A window of Mucilaginibacter paludis DSM 18603 contains these coding sequences:
- a CDS encoding glycoside hydrolase family 11 protein, which yields MRKQNSLTSVTRKVTFVAAATMLLASSTLLTSCKKNTKTEPEPEVVAPLLPSVKARALSYQSGTNNGFFWSLWKSDGATGTVNYANGSAGNYSVNWNGFNGNFTCGKGYTAGSTTYKIGYNLSTYSNSGGGTFGWYGWSRSPYYEYYVNETWGAVSPHTGTFLGTFNSDGAAYNVWTRLMTGKNIDGGDGFRQIYSSRVTKTSTGQNHVITFANHYNQWKSYGYTLGQLNIAAIMVSETWGTNTNGNINCTIWAQ from the coding sequence ATGAGAAAACAAAATTCACTAACAAGTGTAACCAGGAAGGTTACTTTTGTTGCGGCCGCAACCATGTTGCTTGCAAGCTCTACATTGTTAACAAGCTGTAAAAAAAACACCAAGACCGAGCCTGAGCCAGAGGTAGTTGCTCCTTTGCTTCCTTCCGTCAAAGCTAGAGCCCTGTCCTACCAATCGGGTACAAATAACGGCTTCTTTTGGTCGCTTTGGAAGAGCGACGGCGCTACAGGTACAGTCAATTACGCAAATGGTAGTGCTGGAAATTATAGCGTGAACTGGAACGGGTTTAATGGCAATTTTACTTGTGGTAAAGGTTATACTGCAGGTTCAACAACCTATAAAATCGGATATAACCTAAGTACTTATTCAAATTCCGGAGGTGGTACTTTTGGCTGGTACGGATGGAGCAGAAGCCCTTATTATGAGTATTACGTAAATGAAACCTGGGGTGCGGTTTCACCTCATACGGGTACTTTCCTGGGGACATTTAATAGCGATGGTGCAGCTTATAACGTGTGGACCCGTTTGATGACAGGTAAAAATATCGATGGCGGCGACGGTTTCAGGCAGATTTATAGCTCCAGGGTTACAAAAACTTCTACCGGACAAAACCACGTCATTACTTTTGCCAATCACTACAACCAATGGAAAAGTTACGGATACACGCTTGGTCAGCTAAATATTGCTGCGATTATGGTTTCAGAAACATGGGGCACTAATACCAATGGCAATATTAACTGTACCATTTGGGCACAGTAA
- a CDS encoding winged helix-turn-helix transcriptional regulator: MRCKVTEFQQEQKKRMRSVQDAMDALNGKWKIAIISSICCYGKRRFSDILNDVEGVSNRMLSKELKELEINQLVKRTVLDTQPITVQYELTEHGNTLQTIISELSGWGIVHREKIVGK; the protein is encoded by the coding sequence ATGAGGTGTAAAGTAACAGAGTTCCAACAGGAACAAAAGAAAAGGATGAGGTCTGTTCAGGACGCTATGGACGCGTTGAACGGGAAATGGAAAATCGCTATTATTTCGTCGATTTGCTGTTACGGCAAAAGAAGATTTTCTGATATTCTGAATGATGTTGAAGGGGTTTCCAACAGAATGTTGAGCAAAGAATTAAAGGAATTGGAAATAAACCAGTTGGTAAAACGAACCGTTTTAGATACGCAACCCATAACGGTTCAATATGAATTGACGGAACATGGCAATACCCTACAAACCATCATCAGCGAACTTTCAGGCTGGGGAATTGTACACCGGGAGAAAATTGTCGGGAAATAA
- a CDS encoding SDR family NAD(P)-dependent oxidoreductase, translated as MSKLENKVVVITGGNSGIGLGIAHEFKNEGAKGAIVGRNQETLDRAVAQLGGSFIGINADVTNLADLERVFAATTEKFGKIDVVVANAGAGTVGTVATFDEADFDKAIDLNLKSVYFTVQKALPHINDGGSIILIGSNAAHRAYPNFTLYGAAKAAVIYLAKGFSSDLLDRKIRANVITPGTTDTPAFDKFVPAEQIDAVKKHFADQMPIGRIGQPSDIGKTAVFLASDDSSFMLGAEILVDGGMTYLSK; from the coding sequence ATGAGTAAATTAGAAAATAAAGTAGTAGTTATTACAGGTGGTAATAGCGGTATCGGTTTGGGCATTGCTCACGAATTTAAAAATGAAGGTGCTAAAGGAGCTATTGTGGGCAGAAACCAGGAAACTTTAGATCGTGCTGTGGCTCAACTTGGTGGTAGTTTTATAGGCATCAATGCTGATGTAACCAACCTTGCCGACCTTGAAAGGGTGTTTGCAGCAACAACTGAAAAATTTGGCAAAATAGACGTGGTTGTAGCCAATGCGGGTGCCGGAACGGTAGGAACTGTGGCAACTTTTGACGAAGCCGACTTTGACAAGGCAATTGATCTGAACCTGAAAAGTGTTTACTTCACTGTTCAAAAAGCATTGCCCCATATCAATGACGGTGGCTCTATTATTTTGATCGGGTCAAATGCTGCGCACCGGGCATATCCTAATTTTACGCTGTATGGTGCTGCAAAAGCAGCCGTGATCTATTTGGCCAAAGGATTTTCAAGCGACCTTTTAGATAGAAAGATCAGGGCAAATGTGATAACACCGGGTACAACAGATACACCTGCATTTGACAAGTTTGTTCCCGCGGAACAAATTGACGCCGTAAAAAAGCACTTCGCAGATCAAATGCCGATAGGCAGAATTGGCCAACCTTCTGACATCGGTAAAACAGCGGTGTTCCTGGCTTCTGATGATTCTTCGTTTATGCTTGGCGCCGAAATCCTCGTTGATGGCGGTATGACCTATTTGTCTAAATAA
- a CDS encoding NADPH-dependent F420 reductase — protein sequence MSKSENKVASYAIIGFGSIGKALAKAFARKGIKVSVATTRQPESFASAAAAIGPEIIPTTLAEAVKADVIFLAVRFESHADVAKALPSWQGKTIVDVTNAYGVPSEKMGGQPSARFVAQAFTDGKLVKGFNHLVAAILDQDPAVHGGRRVVFLTSDDTAAAAEIGALAETLGFAPVKLGGLSEGGLLVQAHGNTWGKLIFQDMVKFD from the coding sequence ATGAGTAAATCAGAAAATAAAGTAGCGAGCTACGCAATTATCGGCTTCGGTAGTATCGGCAAGGCTCTGGCCAAGGCGTTTGCCCGCAAAGGCATCAAAGTATCCGTTGCAACCACGCGCCAACCGGAAAGCTTTGCATCTGCCGCGGCTGCGATAGGCCCGGAGATCATTCCCACAACACTGGCGGAGGCTGTCAAGGCGGATGTCATCTTTTTGGCGGTGCGTTTCGAATCGCACGCGGATGTTGCGAAGGCGTTGCCCAGCTGGCAGGGAAAAACCATTGTTGACGTGACCAATGCCTACGGCGTACCCTCTGAGAAAATGGGAGGACAGCCTTCTGCCAGGTTCGTGGCGCAGGCTTTTACTGATGGTAAATTGGTTAAAGGCTTCAACCATTTAGTTGCCGCCATTCTTGATCAGGATCCGGCCGTACATGGTGGCAGGAGAGTTGTGTTCCTGACGAGCGACGACACCGCTGCGGCCGCGGAGATTGGCGCGCTTGCCGAAACTCTCGGTTTCGCGCCAGTTAAACTTGGCGGGCTTTCTGAAGGTGGCCTACTTGTGCAGGCGCACGGAAATACCTGGGGTAAACTCATCTTTCAGGATATGGTCAAATTCGACTGA
- a CDS encoding Crp/Fnr family transcriptional regulator, whose product MPSFEALFHYIQEISGKLLSEDDKHLLMQHFKPKKLRKRQYFLQEGDVCKYIGFIVKGSARTFTVDEKGHEHILKLSLENWWLADFESFYLLTPSRFNIEALENLEVLQSTNAQIEEHLKHIPAFSAMANVISQNYTIANQKRMQAAISYTAEERYEDLISNYPHFLQRFPQNMIASYLGLSPETLSRIRKNSFK is encoded by the coding sequence ATGCCCAGTTTTGAAGCGCTTTTCCATTACATTCAAGAAATATCAGGCAAACTGCTTTCAGAAGATGATAAGCATTTGTTGATGCAGCATTTCAAACCCAAAAAACTTCGAAAACGGCAATACTTTTTACAGGAAGGAGACGTATGCAAATATATCGGGTTTATTGTAAAAGGATCTGCCAGGACGTTTACCGTAGATGAAAAAGGGCACGAACATATCCTGAAATTATCTTTGGAAAACTGGTGGCTGGCCGATTTTGAAAGTTTTTACCTGTTAACGCCAAGTCGCTTTAATATTGAAGCGCTCGAGAATCTGGAGGTTCTGCAATCAACCAATGCTCAAATTGAGGAGCATCTTAAGCATATACCTGCCTTTTCGGCGATGGCGAACGTAATCAGTCAAAATTACACCATTGCAAACCAAAAAAGAATGCAGGCCGCTATAAGCTATACGGCTGAAGAGCGTTACGAGGATTTGATCAGCAATTATCCGCATTTTCTACAGCGGTTCCCGCAAAACATGATTGCTTCTTATCTGGGTTTATCCCCCGAAACTTTGAGCAGGATAAGAAAAAACTCTTTTAAATAG
- a CDS encoding SDR family NAD(P)-dependent oxidoreductase, protein MSKLKNKVAVVTGAAKGIGASIAKHFAAEGAKVVVNYASSKEAADQVVKEITENGGIAIAVQADVSKEADVTRLFEETQKAFGGLNILVNNAVAQGYAPVEQISVAAFHQSFNVNVLGPVLTIQAALKLFGDQGGNIINISSGASKYPLPGASLYSATKAALDAFTIALSKELGAKNIRINSILPGATETEGAASAGVTVGSEYEKMFIANTPLGRRGQPQDIAKAVVFLASDDAAWITGEQISVSGGMYGF, encoded by the coding sequence ATGAGTAAACTGAAAAACAAAGTAGCGGTAGTTACCGGTGCAGCAAAAGGAATAGGCGCATCTATAGCCAAACACTTTGCGGCAGAAGGTGCCAAGGTAGTTGTGAATTATGCCTCGAGCAAAGAAGCCGCTGATCAAGTGGTTAAGGAGATAACCGAGAATGGAGGCATAGCTATTGCGGTTCAGGCGGATGTATCGAAAGAAGCCGATGTAACCAGACTGTTTGAAGAAACCCAGAAAGCTTTCGGAGGGTTAAATATTTTGGTCAACAACGCGGTTGCTCAGGGATACGCACCTGTAGAACAGATATCGGTAGCGGCTTTTCATCAGAGTTTCAACGTCAATGTTTTGGGGCCTGTATTGACTATCCAGGCAGCTTTAAAATTATTTGGTGATCAAGGTGGCAATATTATCAATATCAGTTCGGGTGCAAGCAAATACCCTCTTCCGGGAGCCTCGTTGTACTCTGCAACTAAAGCGGCATTAGATGCCTTCACCATTGCTTTATCGAAAGAACTGGGTGCAAAAAATATTCGTATCAATTCTATTTTGCCCGGCGCTACCGAAACAGAAGGTGCAGCCAGTGCGGGTGTTACTGTTGGCAGTGAGTATGAAAAAATGTTTATTGCCAATACACCGCTTGGCCGCAGAGGTCAGCCGCAGGATATTGCAAAAGCTGTGGTATTTTTGGCTTCTGATGATGCCGCGTGGATTACAGGTGAGCAAATTTCAGTTTCGGGTGGTATGTATGGTTTTTAA